The genomic DNA ATCCAGAGTGCCGCCACCTGCCACATCCGCGGGGTCCCCTGGGTGATCGCCGAACCAGACCTCCGCCTCCGGTGCGCCGGACGGAGCGCGGCCCTCCAGGCCGGCCAGTAGCGTCGGCGACCCCCAGGAGTAGTCACGCGGAACGTTGGTGAGGCTCAGCAGCATGGCACCCAGCGTAGAGCCACCGCCCGCACAGTCCGGCGCTGTAGCCTGAACGCGATGGCGCAGTACACGAAGCACCCGGTGGCGGCCCTGCCCGCCCCACCGGAACGCGAGTCGACGGGGCACCTGATGCTGCGCGCGTATGCGGTCGCCGTGCTGTTCGTGACGTTCGCGCACTCCGCCGTGTACAACCTCCTGGGCGAGGCCGGTGCAGGCATCGTCCTGATCGTCTTCACCCTCGCGACACCGGCGATCGGCGTCCCGATGCTCGCGCGCAACCGCCCTCAGCCGTTCGCCTGGCGCCGCTTGCCCTGGGCCGCCCTCGGCTACACCGCGCTGGCGCTGATCTCCGTCGCCTGGTCGCAGTGGCGTGGGTCGACACTGCTCACCTGGATGCTGCTGGCCGCGGTCACCGTGAACGCCCTCTTCATCGCGCATGCGCTCACGTGGCACGAGATCGTGCGGGCGTTGGCCTCGGCCTTCAAGTGGATCCTCGGCCTCTCGCTCCTGCTCGAGCTCTGGGTGTCCCTCGTCGTGCACGGGCCGATCCTGCCGAACTTCTTCGAGCGTCCGGACGGCGAGATCAACGCGCACTGGTATTGGGTGCGCGGAAACCTCTTCGACGGCGACCGCGTTCAGGGCATCGTCGGCAACTCGAACCTGCTCGCGATCATCAGCCTGTTCGCGCTCCTCACCTTCGGCATCCTGTTCGCGGCCCGTGCGCGACGGCGCACGATGCTCGCGCTGTGGACGCTGCTGGCCGCGTTCTTCCTGTTCCGCGCCGGCTCGGCGACCGCCTACGCCTGTGCCGCCGCGGCCGCCGTCGTACTCGTCGTCGCCCTTCTCATGCGCCGCACGAAGACGCCGGGCGGTCGCACCCGTCTCTACGTCGTGTTCATCGGCGGAGCAGTCGTGGCGGCCCTCGCCGTCTGGCTGCTGCAGAAGCCGCTGCTCGCGCTCCTCGGCCGCAGCGCCGACCTCACGGGACGCTCCGACAAGATC from Microbacterium sp. LWO13-1.2 includes the following:
- a CDS encoding O-antigen ligase family protein, whose product is MAQYTKHPVAALPAPPERESTGHLMLRAYAVAVLFVTFAHSAVYNLLGEAGAGIVLIVFTLATPAIGVPMLARNRPQPFAWRRLPWAALGYTALALISVAWSQWRGSTLLTWMLLAAVTVNALFIAHALTWHEIVRALASAFKWILGLSLLLELWVSLVVHGPILPNFFERPDGEINAHWYWVRGNLFDGDRVQGIVGNSNLLAIISLFALLTFGILFAARARRRTMLALWTLLAAFFLFRAGSATAYACAAAAAVVLVVALLMRRTKTPGGRTRLYVVFIGGAVVAALAVWLLQKPLLALLGRSADLTGRSDKIWAKVLERAAEHPIFGNGFSSPWVPFDPAFAGWIEDHGITVFHAHNMWLDVLMQLGVVGVVLVALAYLSLLWRSWFFAIDRPRWDLQADRSYSALTLLPSLFTVVLLVQGYAESTPIMLWGWMLLVLLSFKIKSVPLVGVGLSERQRVTDHGERRRRVP